From the genome of Desulfobaculum xiamenense, one region includes:
- a CDS encoding LysR family transcriptional regulator, translating to MERPKMRMRMKVWLEDADGTAFGMGGAALLREVERTGSLAGAARELGMSYRAAWGRLKKTEAGLGVALVEKKGGNKAGYRLSVFGRELLEAFEAWDARVRAEAERGARELLPLDFD from the coding sequence GTGGAACGTCCGAAGATGCGGATGCGGATGAAGGTGTGGCTGGAAGACGCCGATGGAACGGCCTTCGGCATGGGCGGGGCCGCCCTGCTGCGGGAAGTGGAGCGTACAGGATCGCTGGCCGGTGCGGCGCGTGAACTCGGCATGTCCTATCGCGCCGCGTGGGGCAGGCTCAAGAAGACCGAGGCCGGGCTTGGCGTCGCGCTGGTGGAGAAGAAGGGCGGCAACAAGGCCGGGTATCGGCTGTCCGTCTTCGGGCGGGAGCTTCTGGAGGCCTTCGAGGCGTGGGACGCCCGCGTGCGGGCCGAGGCCGAACGCGGCGCGCGCGAACTGCTTCCGCTTGATTTTGACTGA
- a CDS encoding molybdopterin-binding protein, with product MMKAVPVEDSIGSILCHDMTRIVPGEFKGPAFRKGHIIRREDIPALLEIGKEHVYVLSLDDRQLHEDDAARRIAAATAGPGITLSDVCEGRINMTAAPGMLSVNVEALRRINSIDEVVLATMHDGLHVSKPRPVAGTRVVPLVIDEGKIEQVEAICAECGPVVSVKPFRHLRVGVVTTGSEVLHGRITDKFGPVIRKKFKALGCEVMGQSLVGDDPLTTRDAIMNFVNAGAQMVVVTGGMSVDPDDQTPASIRATGAEVATYGSPTFPGVMFMLAYLGEIPIVGLPGCVMYYGASIFDLVVPRIVAGERPTRADIAELGHGGFCAGCETCRFPICPFGK from the coding sequence ATGATGAAAGCAGTTCCAGTCGAAGATTCCATTGGCAGTATCCTCTGCCATGACATGACCCGCATCGTCCCCGGCGAATTCAAGGGCCCCGCCTTCAGAAAGGGTCACATCATCCGCCGCGAGGACATCCCCGCCCTTCTCGAAATCGGCAAGGAGCACGTCTACGTGCTCTCCCTCGACGACCGCCAGCTCCACGAGGACGACGCCGCCCGGCGCATCGCCGCCGCCACGGCCGGCCCCGGCATCACCCTGTCCGACGTCTGCGAGGGCCGCATCAACATGACGGCCGCGCCCGGCATGCTGAGCGTCAACGTCGAGGCCCTGCGCCGCATCAATTCCATCGACGAGGTCGTGCTGGCCACCATGCACGACGGCCTGCACGTGTCGAAGCCGCGCCCCGTGGCCGGAACGCGCGTGGTGCCGCTAGTCATCGACGAAGGCAAGATCGAACAGGTGGAGGCCATCTGCGCCGAATGCGGCCCCGTGGTCAGCGTGAAGCCCTTCCGCCACCTGCGCGTGGGCGTGGTGACCACGGGCAGCGAAGTCCTTCACGGCCGCATCACGGACAAGTTCGGCCCCGTCATCCGCAAAAAATTCAAGGCGCTCGGCTGCGAGGTCATGGGCCAGAGCCTCGTCGGCGACGATCCCCTGACCACCCGCGACGCCATCATGAATTTCGTCAACGCAGGCGCGCAGATGGTCGTGGTCACCGGCGGCATGAGCGTGGACCCCGACGACCAGACCCCCGCCAGCATCCGCGCCACGGGAGCCGAGGTCGCCACCTACGGCTCGCCCACCTTCCCCGGCGTGATGTTCATGCTGGCCTACCTCGGCGAGATTCCCATCGTGGGCCTGCCCGGCTGCGTCATGTACTACGGGGCGAGCATCTTCGACCTCGTGGTCCCGCGCATCGTGGCGGGCGAACGCCCAACCCGCGCGGACATCGCGGAACTCGGCCACGGCGGCTTCTGCGCCGGGTGCGAGACCTGCCGTTTCCCCATCTGTCCCTTCGGCAAATAG
- a CDS encoding energy transducer TonB family protein — protein MMSKGVWTACLAASLVIHIAILGADFRHRTAHTGKVIAIPMNLSVPVADTPAAGMSLHAAASEPGAENGEGDHESPEARRKRILTHYLGQIRREVERMKFQSAQGDFRRMIGNARIALAIRADGSFCDVHLARSSGDTRLDDTALAAVCSASARIPRPVATGTSELHTSITVKYQYGL, from the coding sequence ATGATGTCCAAGGGCGTCTGGACCGCCTGCCTCGCCGCCTCGCTCGTCATCCACATCGCCATTCTCGGGGCGGACTTCCGGCACAGGACAGCGCATACGGGCAAGGTCATCGCCATCCCCATGAATCTCTCAGTGCCCGTCGCGGATACGCCGGCCGCAGGCATGAGCCTGCACGCCGCCGCCTCGGAACCGGGAGCTGAAAACGGCGAGGGCGACCACGAATCCCCCGAGGCCCGGCGCAAGCGCATCCTCACCCATTATCTCGGCCAGATTCGCCGCGAGGTGGAACGCATGAAGTTCCAGTCCGCCCAGGGCGACTTCCGACGCATGATCGGCAACGCCCGCATCGCCCTTGCCATCCGCGCGGACGGGAGCTTTTGCGATGTGCATCTGGCGCGTTCCTCCGGCGACACGCGGCTCGACGATACGGCTTTGGCCGCCGTGTGCAGCGCCAGCGCACGCATCCCCCGCCCCGTAGCCACCGGCACATCCGAATTGCACACGAGCATCACGGTCAAATACCAGTACGGCCTGTAG
- a CDS encoding TOBE domain-containing protein → MTSDEMTHARLSEGGGGRLAPCDVFEVPQDVRYLDAEALERLERSFRRWCAQAGRPDRERSRLRVLCLFLMLRHSGAKLGEVLGMDEGEALDPQRAVVLLGREPHVREVPLPRAVCRELTGFLASPLGAGLRGSLFSLDPGYVRRMFYARAEDCGLPRELGAPNVLRRSRAVEMLRSGVPLGVVREVLGQSSADLVAVFQRWSEGDVQGIVRRLAVQDAPVRSSARNTFRGRVTWVRKDGVMAEVALETAAGLCVRSVITLESFETLGIAVGVSVVATVKAPYVDVLRGTQGGCNRIAVTVSGVRGNGVLSEVSAVGVDGTNLCALVCESELEGMPIAPGDRVIFAFKALSVVLHTL, encoded by the coding sequence ATGACGAGTGACGAGATGACACACGCGCGGCTGTCGGAAGGCGGCGGGGGGCGGCTTGCGCCCTGTGATGTCTTCGAGGTGCCGCAGGATGTGCGGTATCTGGATGCCGAGGCGCTGGAGCGGCTGGAGCGGTCCTTTCGCCGCTGGTGCGCACAGGCCGGGCGGCCCGACCGCGAGCGTTCGCGTCTGCGGGTGTTGTGTCTGTTCCTGATGCTTCGCCACAGCGGGGCGAAACTTGGCGAAGTGCTCGGAATGGACGAGGGCGAAGCGCTCGATCCGCAGCGTGCAGTCGTGCTCCTCGGGCGTGAGCCGCACGTGCGCGAGGTGCCGCTGCCTCGCGCCGTGTGCCGCGAGTTGACGGGCTTCCTCGCCAGTCCACTTGGCGCTGGCCTGCGCGGCAGTCTGTTCTCGTTGGACCCCGGATACGTGCGGCGCATGTTCTACGCCCGCGCCGAGGACTGCGGCCTGCCCCGCGAGCTTGGTGCGCCCAACGTGCTGCGGCGCTCGCGGGCGGTGGAGATGCTGCGTAGCGGCGTGCCCCTCGGCGTGGTGCGCGAGGTGCTCGGTCAGTCCTCGGCGGACCTCGTGGCCGTGTTCCAGCGTTGGTCCGAGGGCGACGTGCAGGGCATCGTGCGGCGGCTGGCCGTACAGGATGCTCCGGTGCGTTCCAGCGCGCGCAACACCTTCCGGGGCCGCGTGACGTGGGTCCGCAAGGATGGTGTCATGGCCGAGGTGGCGCTGGAGACGGCGGCCGGGCTGTGCGTCCGGTCGGTCATCACGCTGGAGAGCTTTGAGACGCTGGGTATCGCTGTGGGCGTATCCGTGGTCGCGACGGTCAAGGCTCCCTATGTGGACGTGCTGCGCGGGACGCAGGGCGGCTGCAACCGGATTGCCGTCACCGTGAGCGGCGTACGCGGCAACGGTGTGCTGTCCGAGGTGTCGGCCGTTGGTGTGGACGGGACGAATCTGTGCGCCCTCGTCTGCGAGTCCGAACTGGAGGGAATGCCCATTGCGCCCGGCGACAGGGTGATTTTCGCGTTCAAGGCGCTATCTGTGGTGTTGCATACGCTCTGA
- a CDS encoding molybdopterin-dependent aldehyde oxidoreductase, with protein sequence MIKRTINVNGVDRMVMADGDDALATVLRETLGLTSVKIGCGTGQCGSCSVIVDGKLKRSCSLKMSKVPDYAKVITVEGIGTPNQLHPIQVSWMAHGAAQCGFCTPGFIVSTYALLLENPSPSREDIRDWFQKHRNACRCTGYKQLVDAVMDAAAVMRGDMKLDDLLFRVPEDGRIWGSKYPRPTAVAKVTGTLDYGADLGLRMPDDTLRCALVQADVSHAKIVSIDTSEAEKMPGVFKVVTHKDVKGKNRITGLITFPTNKGDGWDRPILCDDKVFQYGDAIAIVCADSEKNAKAAAAKVRVELEQLPEYMNAYAAMADDAMEIHPGTPNVYFIQKIAKGGETAPIFDKAKVIVEDDFYVGRQPHMPIEPDVGFAYLDDEGKLCIHSKSIGLHLHGAMIAPGIGIEPERLIMVQNPTGGTFGYKFSPTMEALVGVACIATGRPVFLNYTWYQQQTYTGKRSPFFMNVRMAADSDGKLLGMETDWTVDHGPYSEFGDLLTLRGAQFIGAGYDIPAIRGEGRTVCTNHAWGSAFRGYGSPQSEFASEVLMDELAEKLGMDPFELRFRNLYREGSTTPTGQVPEVLSLPQIFEAMRPRYEEAKKRAAAKSTAEVKRGVGISLGVYGSGLDGPDSAESEAELNADGSVTIYACWHDHGQGADMGVLGTAHEALRPLRLAPERIKLVMNDTRTCPNGGPAGGSRSQVVVGRSIKAACELLLGGMRKGSGFRTYDEMVAENIAVRYSGKWTAPATACDENGQGSPFACYMYGLFLAEVAVELSTGKTSVEKMTLVADIGSINNKLVVDGQIYGGLAQGIGLALTEDYEDIKKHSTMVGAGFPYIKQIPDDMEIVYVETDRPEGPFGASGVGELPLTCPHAAIINAIHNACGVRITKLPALPEKVLAGLKA encoded by the coding sequence ATGATCAAACGGACCATCAACGTGAACGGCGTGGACCGCATGGTCATGGCCGACGGGGATGACGCGCTGGCGACGGTCCTGCGCGAGACCCTCGGGCTGACCAGCGTCAAGATCGGCTGCGGCACGGGTCAGTGCGGCAGCTGTTCCGTGATCGTGGACGGCAAGCTCAAACGCTCCTGCTCCCTCAAGATGTCCAAGGTGCCCGACTACGCCAAGGTCATCACCGTGGAGGGCATCGGCACCCCGAACCAGCTCCATCCCATCCAGGTGTCGTGGATGGCCCACGGCGCGGCCCAGTGCGGCTTCTGCACGCCGGGCTTCATCGTCTCCACCTACGCGCTCCTGCTTGAGAACCCCTCGCCCTCGCGCGAGGACATCCGCGACTGGTTCCAGAAACACCGCAACGCCTGCCGCTGCACGGGTTACAAGCAGCTCGTGGACGCCGTCATGGACGCGGCGGCCGTCATGCGCGGCGACATGAAACTCGACGACCTGCTCTTCCGCGTGCCCGAGGACGGCCGCATCTGGGGGTCCAAATATCCCCGGCCCACGGCCGTGGCCAAGGTCACCGGAACGCTCGACTACGGCGCGGACCTCGGCCTGCGCATGCCCGACGACACACTTCGCTGCGCGCTGGTACAGGCGGACGTCTCCCACGCGAAGATCGTATCCATCGACACCTCCGAGGCCGAGAAGATGCCCGGCGTGTTCAAGGTGGTCACCCACAAGGACGTGAAGGGCAAGAACCGCATCACCGGTCTCATCACCTTCCCCACCAACAAGGGCGACGGCTGGGACCGCCCCATCCTCTGCGATGACAAGGTCTTCCAGTACGGCGACGCCATCGCCATCGTCTGCGCGGACTCGGAAAAGAACGCTAAGGCGGCCGCCGCCAAGGTCCGTGTGGAACTCGAACAGCTCCCCGAGTACATGAACGCCTACGCGGCCATGGCCGACGACGCCATGGAAATCCACCCCGGCACGCCCAACGTCTACTTCATCCAGAAGATCGCCAAGGGCGGCGAGACGGCCCCCATCTTCGACAAGGCCAAGGTCATCGTCGAGGACGATTTCTACGTCGGCCGTCAGCCGCACATGCCCATTGAGCCGGATGTGGGCTTCGCCTACCTCGACGACGAAGGCAAGCTGTGCATCCACTCCAAATCCATCGGTCTGCACCTGCACGGCGCGATGATCGCCCCCGGCATCGGCATAGAGCCGGAGCGCCTGATCATGGTCCAGAACCCCACCGGCGGCACCTTCGGCTACAAGTTCAGCCCCACCATGGAAGCGCTGGTGGGCGTGGCCTGCATCGCCACCGGTCGCCCGGTGTTCCTGAACTACACCTGGTACCAGCAGCAGACCTACACCGGAAAACGCTCGCCCTTCTTCATGAACGTGCGCATGGCCGCCGACTCCGACGGCAAGCTCCTCGGCATGGAGACGGACTGGACCGTGGACCACGGCCCCTACTCCGAATTCGGCGACCTGCTCACCCTGCGCGGCGCACAGTTCATCGGCGCGGGCTACGACATCCCGGCCATCCGTGGCGAGGGCCGCACCGTATGCACCAACCACGCATGGGGTTCGGCCTTCCGTGGCTACGGCTCGCCACAAAGCGAATTCGCCTCGGAAGTGCTCATGGACGAACTGGCCGAAAAACTCGGCATGGACCCCTTCGAACTGCGATTCAGAAACCTCTACCGCGAAGGCTCAACCACGCCCACCGGCCAGGTGCCCGAGGTACTGAGCCTGCCCCAGATATTCGAAGCCATGCGCCCGCGCTACGAGGAAGCGAAGAAACGTGCCGCCGCGAAATCCACCGCAGAGGTCAAGCGCGGCGTGGGCATCTCCCTCGGCGTGTACGGCTCCGGCCTCGACGGTCCGGACTCGGCGGAATCCGAAGCCGAACTGAACGCCGACGGCTCCGTGACCATCTACGCCTGCTGGCACGACCACGGACAGGGCGCGGACATGGGCGTCCTCGGCACCGCGCACGAGGCGCTTCGTCCGCTTCGCCTCGCGCCCGAGCGGATCAAGCTGGTCATGAACGACACCCGCACCTGCCCCAACGGCGGCCCCGCCGGCGGCAGCCGCTCGCAGGTGGTGGTGGGCCGTTCCATCAAGGCCGCGTGCGAGCTACTCCTTGGCGGCATGCGCAAGGGCAGCGGCTTCCGCACCTACGACGAAATGGTCGCCGAGAATATCGCCGTGCGCTACAGCGGCAAGTGGACCGCCCCGGCCACGGCGTGCGACGAGAACGGACAGGGCAGCCCCTTCGCCTGCTACATGTACGGCCTGTTCCTCGCCGAGGTGGCGGTGGAGCTGTCCACCGGCAAGACCTCCGTGGAGAAGATGACCCTCGTTGCCGACATCGGCAGCATCAACAACAAACTCGTCGTGGACGGGCAGATCTACGGCGGACTGGCACAGGGCATCGGCCTCGCCCTCACCGAGGACTACGAGGACATCAAGAAGCACTCGACCATGGTCGGCGCGGGATTCCCCTACATCAAGCAGATCCCCGACGACATGGAGATCGTCTACGTCGAGACCGACCGTCCGGAAGGCCCGTTCGGCGCGTCCGGCGTGGGCGAGCTGCCGCTAACCTGCCCGCATGCGGCCATCATCAACGCCATCCACAACGCCTGCGGCGTGCGCATCACCAAGCTCCCGGCCCTGCCGGAAAAGGTGCTCGCGGGTCTCAAGGCGTAG
- the modA gene encoding molybdate ABC transporter substrate-binding protein gives MKRIFALVLAACLVLPATARAADLLIAQAANFMPAMQEIIPAFKAATGLEAQATYTSTGKLYGQITNGAPFDVFLSADERRPAMLHEAGQADAPFVYAKGRVVLWSSDPAIASRPWVESVKDQKLARIAIANTETAPYGTSAMVALKAVGLWDAVQPRLAHAQSIAQAFQYAQTGAADAGFCAYSSTFTDAGRKGGFVMIDEAPAIIQSACVLKNAEHRDAALAFVKFLATPEVQSIKAKYGYE, from the coding sequence ATGAAACGCATTTTCGCCCTCGTGCTGGCCGCATGCCTCGTTCTGCCCGCAACGGCGCGCGCGGCGGACCTTCTGATCGCGCAGGCGGCCAACTTCATGCCCGCCATGCAGGAAATCATCCCCGCCTTCAAGGCCGCCACGGGTCTCGAAGCGCAGGCCACCTACACCTCCACCGGCAAGCTCTACGGCCAGATCACCAACGGCGCGCCCTTCGACGTGTTCCTCTCCGCCGACGAACGTCGCCCGGCCATGCTCCACGAGGCCGGGCAGGCCGACGCGCCCTTCGTCTACGCCAAGGGCCGCGTGGTGCTGTGGTCCTCCGACCCCGCCATCGCCTCCCGCCCGTGGGTCGAGTCCGTCAAGGACCAGAAGCTCGCGCGCATCGCCATCGCCAATACCGAGACCGCGCCCTACGGCACCTCGGCCATGGTCGCGCTCAAGGCCGTGGGCCTGTGGGACGCCGTTCAGCCCCGCCTCGCGCACGCCCAGTCCATCGCGCAGGCCTTCCAGTACGCGCAGACCGGCGCGGCCGACGCGGGCTTCTGCGCCTACTCGTCCACCTTCACGGACGCCGGTCGCAAGGGCGGCTTCGTGATGATTGATGAGGCCCCGGCCATCATCCAGTCCGCCTGCGTGCTCAAGAACGCCGAGCACCGCGACGCGGCACTGGCCTTCGTGAAGTTCCTCGCCACCCCCGAGGTGCAGTCCATCAAGGCGAAGTACGGCTACGAATAA
- a CDS encoding pyridine nucleotide-disulfide oxidoreductase/dicluster-binding protein, with product MDQAELHRIEARCIQEEPPRCRAACPLHVDAREFCTLLAAGRIDAAWAVLCRTLPLPGILARICDAPCRAACLRSQCGGGIDMAALERFCATSARKTPPLHPLPSRGKNAAIIGCGLPALAAAWDLARKGFAVRIHCRAMADIPASAYLEDCPTDIVERELERLRTLGVTFVEDAEPAPKLVEALLAATDAVFVDPRACPAEALGIPAPDPTTLETTRPGLFAAPSPAPGTSPAALAALGRKAALSIERLMQGASLTAGREREAPFASRLYTNISDVAPLAPVPVPPTGYDDTSAREEARRCLRCECMECVRHCAYLEHFKGYPKTYARQIYNNASIVMGTRQANTLINSCMLCGLCEELCPEHFPMVALCLDARRDMVQRGKMPPSAHEFALRDMTFANGESCAVAKLQPGTTTNRWVFFPGCQLPASAPDAVERTYAHLRETLPGGTALLLRCCGAPAHWSGRQDLFAASVDALRADWEALGTPTLVTACPTCAQMLREHLPEANTASLWAVLGQYGMPPSPAVPAGPLCLHDPCTTRHDDALRAQVRTLCAALGITPTEPSLSGRLTECCGFGGLLADANAPLAATVAARRAEKLDGTGLTYCAMCRDLLAQAGKPCLHLLDLLFPADDTPPTPRPAPGISKRRENRVRLRERLMDTLWREANAPRPEHESLAIAYTPAAKEIMEKRRILESDVARTLFAAKRDGHILARAGSPRRLATHRPSTVTYWVEFECDAAGGYVVHNAWSHRMRVSGVES from the coding sequence ATGGATCAGGCGGAACTGCACCGCATCGAAGCCCGCTGCATTCAGGAGGAACCTCCCCGCTGCCGCGCGGCCTGTCCGCTGCACGTGGACGCCCGCGAATTCTGCACCCTGCTCGCCGCCGGACGAATCGACGCCGCATGGGCCGTGCTCTGCCGCACCCTGCCCCTGCCCGGCATCCTCGCCCGCATCTGCGACGCTCCCTGTCGTGCAGCGTGCCTGCGTTCGCAGTGCGGTGGCGGCATCGACATGGCGGCCCTCGAACGCTTCTGCGCCACATCGGCCCGCAAAACGCCACCCCTGCATCCCCTGCCATCGCGCGGAAAAAACGCCGCGATCATCGGCTGCGGCCTGCCCGCCCTCGCCGCCGCATGGGACCTCGCCAGAAAGGGCTTCGCCGTGCGCATCCACTGCCGCGCCATGGCAGACATCCCCGCCAGCGCATATCTGGAGGACTGCCCGACAGACATCGTGGAGCGCGAGCTGGAGCGCCTGCGCACACTCGGGGTCACCTTCGTGGAGGATGCGGAACCCGCCCCCAAATTGGTCGAGGCGCTCCTCGCCGCCACGGACGCCGTGTTCGTCGATCCCCGCGCGTGTCCAGCCGAGGCACTCGGCATTCCCGCGCCCGATCCCACCACACTCGAAACCACGCGCCCCGGACTCTTCGCCGCCCCCAGCCCCGCGCCGGGCACTTCGCCCGCTGCACTGGCCGCCCTCGGGCGCAAGGCGGCGCTGTCCATCGAGCGTCTGATGCAGGGCGCATCCCTCACCGCTGGTCGCGAACGTGAAGCCCCCTTCGCATCGCGACTGTACACAAACATTTCGGACGTCGCGCCCCTCGCGCCCGTGCCCGTCCCCCCAACAGGATACGACGACACCTCGGCCCGCGAGGAAGCCCGGCGCTGCCTGCGCTGCGAATGCATGGAATGCGTGCGCCACTGCGCCTACCTCGAACACTTCAAGGGCTACCCCAAGACCTACGCCCGCCAGATATACAACAACGCGTCCATCGTCATGGGCACAAGGCAGGCCAACACGCTTATCAACTCCTGTATGCTATGCGGACTGTGCGAGGAGCTCTGCCCCGAGCACTTCCCCATGGTCGCCCTGTGCCTCGACGCCCGGCGCGACATGGTCCAGCGCGGAAAGATGCCGCCCTCGGCGCACGAATTCGCCCTGCGGGACATGACCTTCGCCAACGGCGAATCCTGCGCGGTCGCCAAGCTCCAGCCCGGAACCACGACCAATCGCTGGGTCTTCTTTCCGGGCTGCCAGCTCCCGGCCTCGGCCCCGGACGCCGTGGAGCGGACCTACGCACACCTGCGCGAGACGCTACCCGGCGGCACGGCGCTCCTTCTGCGCTGCTGCGGCGCACCGGCACACTGGTCCGGGCGGCAGGACCTCTTCGCCGCGAGCGTGGACGCACTGCGCGCGGACTGGGAGGCCCTCGGCACACCGACACTCGTCACCGCCTGCCCCACCTGCGCCCAGATGCTTCGCGAGCACCTGCCCGAAGCGAATACTGCATCTCTGTGGGCGGTCCTCGGACAATACGGCATGCCGCCGTCGCCAGCCGTCCCGGCCGGACCGCTCTGCCTGCACGACCCGTGCACCACGCGTCATGACGACGCGCTGCGCGCACAGGTCCGCACCCTGTGCGCCGCGCTCGGCATTACTCCAACGGAGCCGAGCCTCTCCGGTCGCCTCACCGAGTGCTGCGGGTTCGGCGGACTGCTTGCCGACGCCAACGCCCCGCTGGCAGCCACCGTGGCCGCGCGGCGGGCGGAAAAGCTCGACGGGACGGGCCTCACCTACTGCGCCATGTGCCGCGACCTGCTGGCGCAGGCTGGCAAGCCCTGCCTGCACCTCCTCGACCTGCTCTTTCCGGCGGACGACACGCCGCCCACGCCGCGCCCCGCGCCGGGCATTTCCAAACGTCGCGAAAACCGCGTGCGCCTGCGCGAACGCCTCATGGACACCCTCTGGCGCGAAGCGAACGCCCCACGGCCGGAGCACGAATCCCTCGCCATCGCCTACACCCCTGCGGCGAAGGAAATCATGGAAAAGCGGCGCATCCTCGAAAGCGACGTGGCACGCACGCTCTTCGCCGCGAAGCGCGACGGGCACATTCTGGCCCGCGCGGGGTCGCCGCGCCGTCTGGCCACGCACCGGCCATCCACGGTGACCTACTGGGTGGAGTTTGAGTGCGACGCGGCGGGCGGCTACGTCGTCCACAACGCATGGAGCCACCGCATGCGCGTCTCGGGGGTGGAATCATGA
- the modB gene encoding molybdate ABC transporter permease subunit produces MDLSPLFLSAKLALATTLLIPIAAAPAAYLLAFCRFRGKSLVDAVVSLPMVLPPTVLGFGLLVAMGPRGPLGGLWEDATGQRLVFSFTGILIASLVYNLPFAVQPMRAAFEKLDIRLLENAAVLGVSPLATFFRVVLPNSLPGLAAAAVLVFAHSLGEFGVILMVGGSIPGTTKVASIAIYEAVEALRYDDALWMSAALVPVSFLALVAINCINRRRP; encoded by the coding sequence ATGGATCTCTCCCCGCTCTTCCTGTCCGCCAAGCTCGCGCTGGCGACAACGCTTCTCATCCCGATTGCGGCGGCGCCAGCGGCATATCTGCTGGCGTTCTGCCGCTTTCGGGGCAAAAGCCTCGTCGATGCGGTGGTCTCGCTACCCATGGTCCTGCCGCCCACGGTTCTCGGCTTCGGGCTGCTGGTGGCCATGGGTCCGCGAGGCCCCCTCGGCGGTCTGTGGGAGGACGCCACCGGGCAACGGCTGGTGTTCAGCTTCACGGGCATCCTCATCGCCTCGCTGGTCTACAACCTGCCCTTCGCCGTGCAACCCATGCGCGCCGCCTTCGAGAAGCTGGACATCCGGCTGCTCGAAAACGCCGCAGTGCTCGGCGTGTCGCCACTGGCCACATTCTTCCGCGTGGTGCTGCCCAACAGTCTGCCCGGCCTCGCCGCCGCGGCGGTGCTCGTCTTCGCGCACAGCCTTGGCGAATTCGGCGTGATTCTCATGGTCGGCGGCAGCATTCCCGGCACGACCAAGGTCGCCTCCATCGCCATCTACGAGGCAGTGGAAGCCCTGCGCTACGACGACGCGCTGTGGATGTCCGCCGCGCTCGTCCCGGTCAGCTTCCTCGCGCTGGTGGCCATCAACTGCATCAACCGGAGACGCCCATGA
- a CDS encoding DVU_1557 family redox protein, with the protein MSTLKVLSEDFSNWTCEACGETLVPRPVTLDYLESRFRVELPACPRCGLVLVPESLALGKMAEVERLLEDK; encoded by the coding sequence ATGAGTACGCTGAAGGTGTTGAGTGAGGATTTCTCCAACTGGACATGCGAAGCCTGCGGCGAAACGCTCGTCCCCCGGCCCGTGACGCTCGACTATCTGGAAAGCCGCTTCCGCGTGGAGTTGCCCGCCTGCCCACGCTGCGGGCTGGTGCTGGTGCCCGAATCGCTCGCTCTGGGGAAAATGGCCGAGGTGGAGCGCCTGCTGGAGGACAAGTAG
- a CDS encoding ATP-binding cassette domain-containing protein, protein MTLRVDITKKLANFTLDIAFECAPGTLTAVVGPSGAGKSTLIRTIAGLERPDSGRITLGDATWNDSGQGLFVPPQKRGLGMVFQDYTLFPHLTVAGNVAFAARDRACVPDLLERFGITHLASRRPSSISGGERQRAAFCQALARCPVMLLLDEPFSALDVATRNALRVELLRLKDDLGIPMVHVTHDLEEAYQLADDILAVEAGHASPEWLERQGMGRPRSNGGARSVAPADDGPALRATGTF, encoded by the coding sequence ATGACCCTGCGCGTGGACATCACGAAAAAGCTCGCCAACTTCACACTCGACATCGCCTTCGAATGCGCCCCCGGCACGCTCACCGCCGTGGTCGGCCCTTCCGGCGCAGGCAAGAGCACGCTCATCCGCACCATCGCGGGGCTCGAACGGCCCGACTCCGGGCGCATCACCCTTGGCGACGCCACATGGAACGACAGCGGGCAGGGCCTGTTCGTGCCGCCGCAGAAGCGCGGGCTGGGCATGGTCTTTCAGGACTACACGCTCTTCCCGCACCTCACCGTGGCAGGCAACGTCGCCTTTGCCGCGCGCGACAGGGCCTGCGTGCCGGACCTGCTCGAACGCTTCGGCATCACGCACCTCGCCTCGCGCCGCCCCTCGTCCATCTCCGGCGGCGAACGACAGCGGGCGGCATTCTGTCAGGCTCTGGCGCGCTGCCCGGTCATGCTCCTGCTCGACGAACCCTTCTCCGCGCTCGACGTCGCCACGCGAAACGCCCTGCGCGTCGAACTGTTACGGCTCAAGGACGACCTCGGCATCCCCATGGTCCACGTCACCCACGACCTCGAAGAGGCCTACCAGCTCGCGGACGACATCCTCGCCGTGGAAGCCGGTCACGCCTCTCCCGAGTGGCTGGAGCGGCAGGGCATGGGACGCCCGCGTTCAAACGGCGGGGCACGGTCCGTGGCGCCTGCGGACGACGGCCCGGCGCTGCGAGCCACCGGCACATTCTGA